In Pirellula sp. SH-Sr6A, the DNA window CCAGTAACGAGAACGATTACGAGCACCGCGATGCTGAGCACGAGCACGAGCACGAGAACGATGCTGAGCACGAGCACGAAGAAACACCAGAACAGAGCGATGCGACCGAAAACCACGATCGGCCGCTTGCTGACTTGTGCCGCGTCAGTTGCTCGGCCCCGCAGTTCGTTGTCGCTTTCAGGCGCAACTATTTGTTTAGCGTTTTCCTAATCAAATCGGGGCGATTGGTGGTAATCCCCATTGCTCCAAGTTTTTGGAAGTAGATTGCGTCTTCCGGTACATCGACGGTCCAAACATGGAACTCGCGGAGCCCTTCGTTTCGCAGTGCGGCGATAAAGTCCTTCGTGACAATATCCCGATTCCCCTGAGTTCCCAACCCGTCGGCTTGGGTGCGACGAAGTGTTTCGACAACTTCGGCTAGTTGCGGTTTCCACTCGCCCGTCTTCTCGTTTTGCTTGTACCCGGTGAGCCAGTGGACTTTGATATCGGGCAAGAATTTCTTGCATGCGATCACGGTGTCTGCATTGAAACAGATGATCAGGAGCTTTTTGGGATCGGTTGGATATTTCTTCAACTCCGCTTGGAGGAGGGGAACGATCGCAGGTC includes these proteins:
- a CDS encoding glycerophosphodiester phosphodiesterase; the encoded protein is MIRKVLLLSLVALATTALQADAQMIVGHRGASFDAPENTMSAFRLAFEQQADGVEGDFYYTKDKQIVCIHDKTTLRTTGEDLDVSKSTLAELRKLEYGSWKDEKFQGEPIPTFAEVLQSIPADKKFIIELKTGPAIVPLLQAELKKYPTDPKKLLIICFNADTVIACKKFLPDIKVHWLTGYKQNEKTGEWKPQLAEVVETLRRTQADGLGTQGNRDIVTKDFIAALRNEGLREFHVWTVDVPEDAIYFQKLGAMGITTNRPDLIRKTLNK